The Solibacillus sp. FSL W7-1464 genome contains a region encoding:
- the hslU gene encoding ATP-dependent protease ATPase subunit HslU encodes MTAINLTPRQITEQLNRHIVGQEAAKRAVAVALRNRYRRSLLSDELKTEVIPKNILMIGPTGVGKTEIARRIAKLTNAPFIKVEATKFTEVGYVGRDVESMVRDLVEASRRLVKDEMVERVKDQAERNANDVLVKLLVPSKVKEKLTQNPFEMLFGQKESSEEETANQDEPEIRSRRAQIAQDLKDGKLEEQWVTIEVTENAPSLFDAMPGMNMDNANGMQDMLSNLMPKKTKKRKVQVKDARRLLTQEEANKLIDTDALSSEAIHRAEQAGIIFIDEIDKIASKGSSSAEVSREGVQRDILPIVEGSTVTTKYGTVKTDYMLFIAAGAFHISKPSDLIPELQGRFPIRVELEKLTKDDFVRILKEPDQSLILQYKALLETEGVTLNFTDEAIERIAEIATEVNQETDNIGARRLHTILERLLEELSYEASEIAPAHIDITPNYVDQKLANIVKNKDLSQFIL; translated from the coding sequence ATGACTGCGATCAATTTAACACCAAGACAAATTACGGAACAATTAAACCGGCATATAGTAGGCCAGGAAGCAGCGAAACGTGCAGTTGCGGTTGCATTGCGTAACCGGTACCGCCGTTCTTTATTAAGTGATGAGTTAAAAACAGAAGTAATTCCGAAAAACATTTTAATGATTGGACCTACCGGGGTAGGTAAAACAGAAATTGCACGCAGAATCGCTAAACTGACGAATGCGCCTTTTATTAAAGTGGAGGCGACAAAGTTCACGGAAGTTGGTTATGTTGGGCGTGATGTCGAATCAATGGTACGTGATTTGGTAGAAGCTTCACGCCGACTTGTAAAGGACGAAATGGTCGAACGAGTCAAAGATCAGGCGGAGCGCAATGCGAATGATGTACTTGTAAAATTGCTGGTACCTTCTAAAGTGAAAGAGAAGCTGACGCAAAATCCGTTTGAAATGTTATTCGGTCAAAAAGAGTCATCTGAAGAAGAAACAGCAAACCAGGATGAACCGGAAATTCGTTCACGCCGTGCACAAATTGCCCAGGATTTAAAAGACGGAAAATTGGAAGAGCAATGGGTAACAATAGAAGTAACGGAAAATGCCCCATCTCTTTTTGATGCAATGCCTGGCATGAATATGGATAATGCAAACGGAATGCAGGATATGCTGTCGAACTTAATGCCGAAAAAGACAAAAAAACGTAAAGTCCAAGTAAAGGATGCCCGTCGTCTATTAACACAAGAAGAGGCGAATAAGCTGATTGATACGGATGCGTTGTCAAGTGAAGCAATTCATCGTGCAGAACAGGCCGGCATTATTTTTATTGATGAAATCGATAAAATTGCGAGCAAAGGTTCATCATCTGCGGAAGTATCCCGCGAAGGTGTTCAGCGTGACATATTACCGATTGTGGAAGGGTCCACAGTTACGACAAAATACGGCACTGTAAAGACGGATTATATGCTCTTTATTGCAGCAGGTGCTTTCCATATATCAAAACCGAGCGATCTTATTCCTGAATTGCAAGGACGATTCCCGATTCGTGTAGAACTTGAAAAATTAACGAAAGATGATTTTGTTCGTATTTTAAAAGAACCGGATCAATCGTTAATATTACAATATAAAGCATTGCTTGAAACAGAAGGTGTTACGCTGAACTTTACGGATGAAGCAATTGAACGCATTGCGGAAATTGCAACAGAAGTGAACCAGGAGACGGATAACATCGGTGCACGCCGACTGCACACAATTTTAGAACGTCTGCTTGAGGAACTATCCTATGAAGCTTCGGAAATTGCTCCGGCACATATCGATATTACACCGAATTATGTCGATCAAAAATTGGCGAATATAGTAAAAAATAAAGATTTATCGCAATTTATTCTTTAA
- the codY gene encoding GTP-sensing pleiotropic transcriptional regulator CodY yields the protein MNLLTKTRKINAMLQASAGKPVNFKEMANTLGDIIESNVFIVSRKGKLLGISIHQQIENERIKKMFEERQFPEEYTQNLFNITETSSNLDINNEHTAFPIENKDLFASGLTTIVPIIGGGERLGTLMLARISDQFEDDDLILAEYGATVVGMEILREKSEEIEEEARSKAVVQMAINSLSYSELEAIEHIFEELDGNEGLLVASKIADRVGITRSVIVNALRKLESAGVIESRSLGMKGTYIKVLNDKFLNALAEIKMK from the coding sequence ATGAATTTATTAACAAAAACACGAAAAATCAATGCAATGTTACAAGCATCTGCTGGTAAACCAGTTAACTTTAAAGAGATGGCAAATACTTTAGGCGATATTATCGAAAGTAATGTATTTATCGTAAGCCGTAAAGGAAAATTGCTTGGCATTTCAATTCATCAGCAAATCGAGAATGAGCGTATTAAAAAAATGTTCGAAGAGCGCCAATTCCCTGAAGAATATACGCAAAACTTATTCAATATTACAGAAACTTCTTCAAACTTAGATATTAACAATGAGCACACTGCATTCCCAATCGAAAATAAAGATCTATTTGCATCTGGTTTAACGACAATTGTGCCAATTATCGGTGGTGGTGAACGTTTAGGTACTTTGATGCTGGCGCGTATCAGCGATCAGTTTGAAGATGATGATCTTATTTTGGCTGAGTACGGTGCAACAGTAGTAGGTATGGAAATTTTACGTGAAAAATCTGAAGAGATTGAAGAAGAAGCACGCTCTAAAGCGGTAGTACAAATGGCGATCAATTCATTATCTTATTCGGAGCTTGAAGCAATCGAGCATATTTTTGAAGAATTAGATGGTAATGAAGGTTTACTAGTTGCTTCGAAAATTGCGGACCGTGTTGGTATTACACGTTCGGTAATCGTAAACGCATTACGTAAACTGGAATCAGCTGGTGTTATTGAGTCACGTTCATTAGGCATGAAAGGAACTTATATTAAAGTATTAAACGACAAGTTCCTGAATGCATTAGCAGAAATTAAAATGAAATAA